A genome region from Erigeron canadensis isolate Cc75 chromosome 3, C_canadensis_v1, whole genome shotgun sequence includes the following:
- the LOC122594000 gene encoding uncharacterized protein LOC122594000, translating into MVVICTIMLYTAYRTTHFQHSSIKVYPLSYKGLKGLPHGIVEANSDLELKSLWSNDSKLKAYVSSPRNLLAMPVGLKQKQNVNTIVQKFLQENFTIILFHYDGNMDGWWDLKWSKKAVHIIADNQTKWWFAKRFLHPAAVSLYDYVFLWDEDLGVQHFNPRRYLDLVKQEGLEISQPALDPKSTDIHHRITVRRKKLKFHRRVYDPKGSVKCTRTSKGPPCTGFVEGMAPVFSRAAWHCAWHLIQNDLVHGWGMDMKLGYCAQGSRNVGIVDTEYVVHQGIQTLGGPAKKASNDANLAKGHHRAFDMRTEIRRQSTSELETFKQRWQKAIQEDSDWDDPFSRTHLYKQPTPTLES; encoded by the exons ATGGTAGTTATCTGTACAATAATGTTGTATACTGCATACAGAACTACACATTTTCAGCATTCGAGTATAAAG GTATATCCATTATCTTACAAAGGGTTGAAGGGTTTGCCTCATGGTATAGTGGAAGCTAACTCTGACTTGGAATTGAAATCCTTATGGTCAAATGATTCAAAATTAAAG GCTTATGTTTCCAGTCCTCGAAACTTGCTGGCGATGCCGGTTGGTTTGAAACAGAAGCAAAATGTTAATACCATTGTTCAAAAG TTTCTTCAAGAAAATTTTACAATTATTTTATTCCATTACGATGGGAATATGGATGGATGGTGGGATCTCAAGTGGAGTAAAAAGGCTGTACATATCATAGCTGATAACCAAACAAAGTG GTGGTTTGCAAAAAGGTTTCTACATCCAGCTGCCGTTTCACTTTACGATTATGTATTTCTTTGGGATGAAGATCTAGGTGTGCAGCATTTTAACCCCAGAAG ATACTTGGATCTTGTTAAACAAGAAGGGCTGGAGATATCTCAACCAGCTTTAGATCCAAAATCAACAGATATACATCATAGAATCACAGTACGAAGAAAGAAACTTAAGTTCCACAG AAGGGTTTATGACCCAAAAGGTAGTGTAAAATGTACAAGAACTAGCAAGGGGCCACCATGTACAGG TTTTGTAGAAGGAATGGCTCCAGTGTTCTCAAGAGCTGCATGGCATTGTGCGTGGCATCTTATACAG AATGACCTAGTTCACGGATGGGGAATGGATATGAAACTTGGCTATTGCGCGCAA GGGTCGAGAAATGTGGGAATTGTGGATACTGAATATGTTGTACATCAGGGAATACAAACATTAGGGGGGCCTGCAAAAAAG GCTTCAAATGATGCCAATTTGGCtaag GGACATCATCGTGCTTTTGATATGCGAACAGAG ATAAGAAGGCAGTCAACATCAGAGCTCGAGACATTTAAACAACGATGGCAAAAGGCTATCCAGGAAGACTCAGATTGGGATGATCCATTTTCCAGAACCCATTTATACAAACAACCAACACCTACTCTTGAGTCCTGA
- the LOC122591106 gene encoding katanin p80 WD40 repeat-containing subunit B1 homolog KTN80.1-like, producing MDDKRGYKLQEFVAHSANVNCLKIGKKTRRNFITGGDDEKVNLWSIGKPTPITSLSGHTSPIESVAFDKTEVLVAAGASSGVIKLWDLEETKVVRTLNGHRSYCTSLEFHPFGEFLASGSMDTNLKIWDFRKKVCIHTYKGHKRAVSTIRFSPDGRWVVSGGLDNVVKIWDLTAGKLLHEFKFHEGHIRSMDFHPLEFLLATGSSDKTVKFWDLETFELIGSTRPEATGVRSITFHPDGKSVFCGLDSSLKVYSWEPVICHDSVDMGWSTLGDLCIDDGKLLGCSYYQNSVAIWVADTTLIEPHGRSILAEGKTSVQTKLKPQQDPTERVSGPRRSTMSSDDDTKDIKNIYVDCVTPVASRKLPTLLNLQNPKEIDNLATRKPVLVPKAIGQNIDNSAKDSSKKEFIINEQDTTAVSLRPSHRRRPSITKLDTEGMSIIPESGLYSGSDTATVANFQKRLFVDDAAKGSPMEEAPISTCVTKEIQKASSPGVRSVDLNKELNSIKYVNGVAVVNGRTRSLVERFEKREKLNTDECQTPDLPTQIETKTDMPGTIVNQSFDAVPCEIPETRTTPLVPFEEPEVKTSYIPEKTPPVLATRETEAIAPTIPEKGADTVTSAATETSPMPLKEPDISEKTNNVTLAIPEKRADIGFSATTEARSSPVVQKLDVAPPVVVQRPRTAPSVLPEKGKASPMQRSVSSRRVISERVRSSSMLVSRKSNASPRFTPERTKTSPVGVVPRHDTPNRMIPERTKTSTVVVAPRHDTPNRMIRERTKTSPMITVPRHDASNRMMPEKAKSSPLLDDSIQVSDEDLMYKQDDDVAELLMLNHDVFVSSLRSRLTKLQVVRHFFGQNDMKGAINALRKLPDHAVQADVVSIMMEKLDSLTLDVFSDLLPMLLNLLDSKTERHISVSLELLLKLVAVFGPVVSSTVLAPPTVGVDLHAEKRLERCNECHIQLQKINKCLPAIIRRGGLPARCAQELNFILLK from the exons ATGGATGATAAACGTGGATATAAATTAc AGGAGTTTGTGGCGCATTCTGCAAATGTGAATTGTTTAAAAATCGGAAAGAAGACAAGGCGGAACTTCATTACAGGTGGTGATGATGAAAAAGTTAATCTTTGGTCGATTGGGAAACCAACGCCTATAACG AGCCTAAGTGGTCATACGAGCCCTATTGAATCTGTAGCTTTTGACAAAACAGAAGTTTTAGTGGCTGCTGGAGCTTCTTCTGGTGTGATAAAACTTTGGGATCTGGAAGAGACAAAGG TGGTTCGTACTCTGAATGGACACCGATCCTATTGTACATCACTTGAGTTTCATCCCTTTGGTGAGTTTTTGGCATCGGGTTCCATGGACACTAATCTAAAGATCTGGGATTTTAGAAAGAAAGTGTGCATTCACACATATAAGGGACATAAACGAGCTGTTAGTACTATCAGATTTAGTCCTGATGGTCGTTGGGTGGTATCAGGGGGACTCGATAATGTTGTAAAG ATATGGGACTTAACAGCTGGAAAGCTTTTACACGAGTTCAAGTTTCATGAAGGGCACATTCGATCCATGGATTTTCATCCTCTCGAATTTCTTCTTGCAACAG GTTCTTCTGACAAAACTGTAAAATTTTGGGATTTGGAGACCTTTGAATTGATTGGATCAACTCGACCAGAG GCAACAGGCGTACGGTCAATTACATTTCACCCAGATGGGAAATCTGTCTTTTGTGGGTTAGATAGCAGTTTAAag GTGTATTCATGGGAGCCTGTTATTTGTCATGATTCTGTTGATATGGGATGGTCAACATTGGGCGACCTCTGCATCGATGATGGGAAGCTATTGGGATGTTCATATTACCAGAACTCAGTTGCAATTTGGGTGGCGGATACTACG CTTATTGAACCACATGGGCGTAGCATATTAGCTGAGGGAAAAACCTCTGTGCAGACAAAATTAAAACCCCAGCAAGATCCAACAGAGAGAGTTAGCGGACCTAGAAGATCAACCATGTCTTCAGATGATGACACCAAggacataaaaaatatatatgtcgACT GTGTGACTCCTGTTGCTTCAAGAAAGTTACCAACTCTGTTGAACTTACAAAACCCAAAAGAGATTGATAACTTGGCTACTCGTAAACCAGTTCTTGTACCCAAAGCTATTGGGCAGAACATTGATAATTCTGCAAAAGACTCGTCCAAGAAAGAATTTATCATTAATGAACAGGATACCACTGCTGTATCACTTAGGCCATCTCATAGGCGAAGACCATCTATTACCAAATTAGATACGGAGGGGATGTCGATAATTCCTGAATCTGGATTATATAGTGGATCAGATACTGCTACAGTTGCAAACTTTCAGAAAAGGCTTTTTGTAGACGATGCTGCTAAAGGTTCCCCCATGGAGGAAGCTCCAATCTCTACATGTGTCACAAAAGAGATTCAAAAGGCTTCATCTCCAG GTGTTAGGTCTGTCGATTTAAACAAAGAGTTGAATTCTATTAAATATGTGAATGGAG TGGCTGTTGTAAATGGAAGGACTCGTAGTCTGGTCGAGAGATTCGAAAAGAGAGAAAAGTTGAACACCGATGAATGTCAAACGCCTGATCTACCAACCCAGATAGAGACCAAAACCGATATGCCTGGTACAATAGTAAATCAATCATTTGATGCAGTCCCTTGTGAAATACCCGAGACCAGAACAACCCCGTTGGTGCCTTTTGAAGAACCCGAAGTCAAAACATCATACATACCAGAAAAGACACCTCCTGTGTTGGCTACTAGAGAAACTGAAGCCATTGCACCCACCATTCCTGAAAAAGGAGCTGATACAGTCACCAGTGCAGCAACTGAAACATCACCGATGCCATTAAAGGAACCTGATATTTCTGAAAAAACTAACAATGTAACACTGGCCATTCCGGAAAAAAGAGCTGATATAGGCTTCAGCGCAACAACTGAGGCTAGATCATCTCCGGTGGTACAAAAACTTGATGTTGCCCCTCCAGTGGTTGTGCAGAGACCGAGGACTGCGCCTAGTGTGTTACCTGAGAAAGGTAAGGCATCACCCATGCAAAGATCTGTGAGTTCACGTCGTGTAATTTCTGAGAGAGTTAGATCATCTTCAATGTTGGTTTCACGGAAATCTAATGCTTCCCCTCGCTTTACACCTGAAAGAACCAAAACCTCACCAGTGGGCGTAGTCCCGAGGCATGATACTCCCAATAGAATGATACCTGAAAGAACTAAAACCTCAACAGTGGTGGTAGCTCCAAGGCATGATACTCCCAATCGCATGATACGTGAAAGAACTAAGACCTCACCTATGATCACAGTCCCGAGGCATGATGCTTCCAATCGCATGATGCCTGAGAAAGCTAAATCGTCCCCATTGCTG GATGATAGCATACAAGTTAGTGACGAAGATTTGATGTATAAGCAGGACGATGATGTTGCTGAACTGTTGATGCTAAACCATGATGTGTTTGTAAGTAGTCTACGGTCTCGCCTGACAAAACTCCAG GTGGTACGGCATTTTTTTGGGCAAAATGACATGAAGGGTGCTATCAATGCCTTGCGAAAGTTGCCAGATCATGCT GTCCAGGCAGATGTGGTCAGTATTATGATGGAAAAATTGGATTCTCTAACGTTAGATGTCTTCTCTGACTTGCTGCCTATGCTTTTGAATTTACTTGATAGCAAGACCGAGCG GCATATAAGTGTATCACTTGAACTATTGTTGAAGCTTGTGGCCGTCTTTGGGCCAGTAGTCAGCTCGACGGTTTTAGCACCTCCAACTGTGGGAGTTGATCTTCATGCAGAGAAAAG ACTTGAACGTTGCAATGAATGCCACATACagctccaaaagatcaacaaaTGCCTCCCGGCTATTATAAG GCGAGGCGGTTTGCCAGCACGATGTGCTCAAGAACTAAATTTCATCCTTCTAAAATGA
- the LOC122593398 gene encoding 4-hydroxy-tetrahydrodipicolinate synthase, chloroplastic-like translates to MAVLYQQISAYKSSSSSVFQFVRPQNPKRSTRWTTPSSAIVPNFHLPMRSFENKNRTFTDDIKSLRLITAIKTPYLPDGRFDLEAYDALVNMQIEDGAEGVIVGGTTGEGQLMSWDEHIMLIGHTINCFGSSIKVIGNTGSNSTREAVHATEQGFAVGMHAALHINPYYGKTSLEGMVAHFQSVLPMGPSIIYNVPSRTGQDIPPRVIYSIAESTNFAGIKECVGHDRVKEYTKNGISVWSGNDDECHDSRWDHGATGVISVTSNLVPSLMRELLFQGKNPSLNKKLLPLINWLFCEPNPIGINTALAQLGVIRPIFRLPYVPLPLAKRVEFVNIVKEIGRENFIGDKDVQVLEDDDFLLVGRY, encoded by the exons ATGGCTGTGCTATATCAGCAAATATCTGCATATAAAAGCAGCAGCAGCTCTGTTTTCCAATTTGTACGCCCTCAAAACCCCAAAAG GAGTACGCGATGGACAACTCCATCTTCCGCCATAGTCCCCAATTTTCATCTTCCCATGCGAAGCTTCGAAAATAAAAACAG GACCTTCACGGATGACATCAAGTCACTGCGGTTGATAACAGCCATCAAAACGCCCTACCTACCTGATGGGAGGTTTGATTTAGAGGCCTATGATGCTTTGGTAAATATGCAAATTGAAGACGGAGCTGAGGGTGTGATTGTCGGTGGGACCACCGGTGAAGGCCAGTTGATGAGTTGGGATGAACACATCATGCTTATTGGCCACACCATCAATTGCTTTGGCTCGTCAATTAAG GTCATTGGAAACACTGGAAGTAACTCAACTCGAGAGGCAGTCCACGCAACCGAACAGGGGTTTGCAGTTGGGATGCATGCAGCCCTCCACATCAACCCTTACTATGGTAAAACCTCATTAGAGGGGATGGTTGCTCACTTCCAGAGTGTTCTCCCAATGGGTCCCTCAATTATCTACAACGTGCCCTCCCGAACAGGTCAAGATATTCCACCACGTGTTATCTACTCAATTGCTGAAAGCACCAACTTTGCAGGCATCAAGGAATGTGTGGGTCACGACAGAGTAAAAGAATACACCAAAAATGGGATCAGTGTTTGGAGTGGGAACGATGACGAGTGCCATGATTCAAGGTGGGATCATGGAGCTACAGGAGTTATATCAGTTACTAGCAATTTGGTTCCCAGTTTGATGCGAGAATTACTGTTTCAAGGTAAAAATCCTTCACTTAACAAAAAACTTTTACCTTTAATAAATTGGCTTTTTTGTGAGCCAAATCCAATTGGGATAAACACAGCTTTAGCTCAGTTAGGGGTCATACGACCTATCTTTCGATTACCATATGTACCCCTCCCTTTGGCCAAACGGGTCGAGTTTGTGAATATAGTGAAGGAAATTGGGCGGGAGAATTTCATAGGAGACAAAGATGTTCAGGTtcttgaagatgatgattttcTGTTGGTGGGTCGTTATTAG